In Capsicum annuum cultivar UCD-10X-F1 chromosome 11, UCD10Xv1.1, whole genome shotgun sequence, one genomic interval encodes:
- the LOC107847666 gene encoding cleavage and polyadenylation specificity factor subunit 6: MDQATDEQLDYGDEEYGGSHKMQYHGSGTIPALAEDEMMGEDDEYDDLYNDVNIGEGFLQLQQSEGPIPSVDTGNGSFQAQKASFPDSSAGGIGSEEAKIPGVATERKYASTEVQFPQQKGGSVVEREIERPADAAKKARPSAITLTLNSQVGNSGYQGSMPMSQTTGADPITMPEKNASEVTPLVNSGVAGSRFVSHMPTNQLNSSGNVNMNSPIISETPIRASLENGNTMLFVGELHWWTTDSELESVLTQYGKVKEIKFFDERASGKSKGYCQVEFFDPASAAACKEGMNGYIFNGRACVVAFATPQTIKQMGSSYVNKTQTQVQSQPQGRRPMNEGVGRGGVNYTPGDAGRNFGRGSWGRGGPGMANRGPGGGPVRGRGSMGSKNMVVNPGAGNGAGGAFGQGLAGPAFGGPPAGLMHPQGMMGPGFDPGFMSRGAGYGGFSGPAFPGMIPPFPAVNPLGLPGVAPHVNPAFFGRGMTANGMGMMGTAGMDGPHPGMWTDTSGGGWGGEENGRRTRESSYGCEDNASEYGYGEASHDKGARSSAVSREKERGSERDWSGNSDRRHRDEREHDRERYDKDHRYREERDDYRDYRQKERESEYEEDYDRGQSSSRSRSRSRAAQEVDHRSRSRDTNYGKRRRAPSE, from the coding sequence ATGGATCAAGCAACAGATGAGCAGTTGGATTATGGTGATGAAGAATATGGAGGAAGCCACAAGATGCAGTACCATGGAAGTGGAACAATTCCTGCATTAGCAGAGGATGAAATGATGGGTGAAGATGATGAATATGATGATCTCTACAATGATGTTAACATTGGGGAAGGTTTCCTGCAGCTGCAGCAGTCAGAGGGTCCAATTCCTTCTGTTGATACGGGAAATGGAAGTTTTCAAGCCCAGAAAGCTAGTTTTCCTGATTCAAGTGCTGGTGGTATAGGATCGGAGGAGGCGAAAATCCCTGGTGTTGCAACAGAAAGGAAGTATGCTAGCACTGAAGTTCAATTCCCCCAGCAAAAGGGTGGGTCTGTAGTTGAAAGGGAAATTGAACGACCTGCTGATGCTGCAAAAAAAGCAAGGCCTTCAGCAATTACATTGACTCTCAATTCTCAAGTGGGAAACTCTGGTTACCAAGGATCCATGCCAATGTCCCAGACAACTGGAGCTGATCCAATCACTATGCCAGAAAAAAATGCCAGTGAAGTAACACCATTGGTGAATTCTGGTGTGGCTGGATCAAGATTTGTTTCGCACATGCCAACTAATCAATTGAATTCAAGTGGGAATGTTAACATGAATAGCCCAATTATTAGTGAGACTCCTATAAGGGCATCTCTGGAGAATGGCAACACGATGCTTTTTGTTGGAGAATTGCACTGGTGGACTACTGATTCTGAGCTTGAGAGTGTGCTGACTCAATATGGTAAGGTAAAGGAGATCAAATTCTTTGATGAGAGAGCTAGTGGCAAGTCTAAAGGCTATTGTCAAGTTGAGTTCTTTGACCCAGCTTCTGCAGCTGCTTGCAAAGAAGGAATGAATGGTTATATATTCAATGGGCGAGCCTGCGTTGTCGCATTTGCAACTCCACAAACTATAAAACAGATGGGTTCCTCATATGTGAATAAAACTCAAACCCAGGTGCAGTCTCAACCACAGGGTCGGAGACCCATGAATGAGGGAGTAGGTAGAGGTGGAGTAAATTACACCCCTGGAGATGCTGGGAGGAATTTTGGAAGAGGTAGCTGGGGGCGTGGAGGGCCAGGAATGGCTAACAGAGGACCTGGGGGTGGACCAGTGAGGGGAAGAGGATCCATGGGATCAAAGAATATGGTGGTGAATCCTGGAGCTGGCAATGGTGCTGGTGGAGCCTTTGGGCAAGGACTTGCAGGTCCTGCTTTTGGTGGTCCTCCTGCAGGTCTAATGCATCCCCAGGGCATGATGGGTCCTGGTTTTGATCCCGGTTTTATGAGTCGAGGAGCTGGTTATGGAGGATTTTCTGGTCCTGCATTTCCAGGGATGATTCCTCCATTTCCAGCTGTTAATCCTTTGGGTCTTCCTGGGGTGGCTCCTCATGTGAACCCTGCATTCTTTGGTCGAGGAATGACTGCAAATGGAATGGGAATGATGGGTACTGCTGGGATGGATGGGCCTCATCCAGGTATGTGGACTGACACAAGCGGGGGCGGATGGGGAGGAGAAGAAAATGGCAGGAGAACTAGAGAGTCCAGTTATGGTTGTGAAGATAATGCATCAGAGTATGGCTATGGAGAGGCTAGCCATGATAAAGGAGCCAGGTCAAGTGCTGTGTCCAGGGAAAAGGAACGCGGTTCTGAGCGTGACTGGTCAGGAAACTCTGACAGGCGGCATCGTGATGAAAGAGAACATGACAGAGAGAGGTATGATAAGGATCACAGATACAGAGAAGAAAGGGATGATTACCGGGACTATCGTCAAAAGGAGCGTGAATCAGAGTATGAGGAAGACTATGACCGTGGACAGTCCTCTTCAAGGTCCCGTAGCAGATCCCGAGCAGCTCAGGAGGTGGATCATAGGTCTAGATCAAGAGACACAAATTATGGGAAACGTAGACGTGCACCTTCTGAATGA